A stretch of DNA from Bacillus sp. Marseille-Q1617:
GCTGCCATTCCTTTTTATAAGGCGTGTTTGAAGGAAGGGATCAAACCGATCATCGGATTGACGGCGGATGTCGCTGTCAGTGATGAGCAGTCTTTTCCTTTGGTGCTGTTAAGCAAGAATAATAGAGGATATCAGAATCTATTGAAGATATCGAGTGCGATCGGAGCCAAGTCCTCCAACGGAATCCCACTTAAATGGCTTAATTCCTACAGTGATGGCTTGATTGCCATTACCCCGGGTCCTCACGGGGAGATCGAAACCCATCTAATAAATGAGGAAGTGGAAAAGGCGAAGGAAGCCATACATACCTATCAACATATGTTTGGAGAGGGTTCTTTTTATATAAGTCTGCAAAAACACGGATTGAAAGCAGAAGAAGCACTCCTCCCGCTCCTTAAAAAGACAGCCGGGGAAACCGGGGTGAATATGGTCGCAGCAAATAACGTCCAATATCTGAACCAGGAAGATCATTTTGCACATGAGTGCATGGGAGCGATTCGGGATGGAGTCAAGCTTTCTGAAGATGAACGGGTAGTACTTGAGACCGAGGAGTACTACTTCAAGACGAGAGAGCAAATGGTTGATCTTTTCTCAGATGAGCCGGAAGTGCTTGAGAACACATTGAAGATCGCGAACGAATGCAGCGTGCGGATCCCCTTTCATCAGCAGCTCCTCCCAAAATATCCTCTGCGAGGCGGAGTGACCGCTCAGCAGGAACTGACCCATCTTTGTGAAAAAGGATTGAGTGAAAAGGTTGATGATGTAACCCAGGAATATTTAGAGCGTCTGGATTATGAACTCGAAGTCATCGGAAGGATGGGGTTCAGTGATTATTTCCTCATCGTCTGGGATTTCATGAAATTTGCGAGGGAAAGGGATATCCTGACCGGACCTGGACGGGGGTCTGCAGCCGGATCACTCGTTTCCTACGCACTTAGTATCACCGATGTCGATCCGATCAAGCATCATTTACTCTTTGAGCGTTTTCTCAATCCTGAAAGAGTGTCGATGCCGGATATCGATATTGATTTTCCGGATCACCGCCGGGATGAAGTAATTGAATATGTAGAAGCAAAATATGGTTCTCTTCATGTAGCACAGATCATTACATTCGGCACCTTTGCGGCGAAGGCTGCACTGAGGGATACAGGAAGGGTCTTCGGCTTGAACATGAAAGAACAGGAGCAGCTATCAAAACTGATCCCTAATAAACTGGGCATTACATTGAAAGAAGCCTATGGAAATTCAAAAGAATTGCGTGATTTCATAGAGAAGAATGAGTTGTATAGCAGACTATTCAAAACAGCCCTGAAGCTGGAAGGTCTTCCGCGGCATACATCGACCCATGCTGCGGGTGTTGTGATCAGCGAAGATCCTTTGGTGCAGTGGATCCCGATACAGGGAAGCGCCTCGGGGATTCATCTGACCCAGTATTCGATGGATATCCTTGAAGAAATCGGCTTGTTGAAAATGGACTTTCTAGGTCTGAGGAATCTTAGTATCCTGGAGAGAATCGTAAAGAACGTCAGGCGAGGAAGCGATAAGCGCTTTTCATTGGAAGGGATTCCGGTAAATGATCAAAAGACATTCGAACTGCTGAGTAAAGGGCAGACCAATGGAATCTTTCAGCTTGAATCAGAAGGCATGCGCAATGTATTGACCAGGCTGAAGCCGACTTCATTTGAAGATATCGTGGCGGTCAATGCACTGTACAGGCCGGGGCCGATGGAAAACATCCCGACCTATATTAATCGGAAACACGGGAAGGAAAGCGTGGAATATCCACACCCTGACTTAAAACCGATCCTTGGAATGACGTACGGAGTCATTGTCTACCAGGAGCAGATCATGCAGATCGCTTCAAAAATGGCAGGATTCTCCCTGGGGGAAGCGGATCTTTTAAGAAGAGCCGTATCGAAAAAGAAAAAAGACGTCCTTGACCAGGAAAGGGAGCATTTTGTAAAAGGATCCATTCAAAAAGGTTACACAAGAGAAGTGGCGGATGGCATCTATGACCTTATCGTCCGGTTTGCGGATTATGGATTTAACAGATCCCATGCTGTGGCGTACAGTATGATCGCTTATCAGTTGGCCTACTTAAAAGCTCATTATCCTGCTCACTTTTTATCTGCCCTTCTTACTTCAGTCGTTGGAAATGAAACGAAAGTCTCACAATATATCAGGGAGGCAAAACAATATGGCATCGAGATTCTGCCTCCGTCCGTAAACAGCAGCCAATTTGTTTTTTCTGTAGAAGGGAAAGGCAGGATCCGCTACAGTTTGGGTGCGATCAAAGGGATCGGGGCGCAGGCTTTGAAAGAAATCATCGCTGTGAGGAATGATAAACCCTTTGAGGATCTGTTCGATTTCTGTATGAGGGTCTCATCGAAAATCATTAACCGCAAGATTTTAGAGAACCTGGTTCTGTCCGGTGCCTTTGATGAATTC
This window harbors:
- the dnaE gene encoding DNA polymerase III subunit alpha yields the protein MSFVHLQVASAYSLLSSTISIDGLVHKAKTLGFKTLALTDKNMMYAAIPFYKACLKEGIKPIIGLTADVAVSDEQSFPLVLLSKNNRGYQNLLKISSAIGAKSSNGIPLKWLNSYSDGLIAITPGPHGEIETHLINEEVEKAKEAIHTYQHMFGEGSFYISLQKHGLKAEEALLPLLKKTAGETGVNMVAANNVQYLNQEDHFAHECMGAIRDGVKLSEDERVVLETEEYYFKTREQMVDLFSDEPEVLENTLKIANECSVRIPFHQQLLPKYPLRGGVTAQQELTHLCEKGLSEKVDDVTQEYLERLDYELEVIGRMGFSDYFLIVWDFMKFARERDILTGPGRGSAAGSLVSYALSITDVDPIKHHLLFERFLNPERVSMPDIDIDFPDHRRDEVIEYVEAKYGSLHVAQIITFGTFAAKAALRDTGRVFGLNMKEQEQLSKLIPNKLGITLKEAYGNSKELRDFIEKNELYSRLFKTALKLEGLPRHTSTHAAGVVISEDPLVQWIPIQGSASGIHLTQYSMDILEEIGLLKMDFLGLRNLSILERIVKNVRRGSDKRFSLEGIPVNDQKTFELLSKGQTNGIFQLESEGMRNVLTRLKPTSFEDIVAVNALYRPGPMENIPTYINRKHGKESVEYPHPDLKPILGMTYGVIVYQEQIMQIASKMAGFSLGEADLLRRAVSKKKKDVLDQEREHFVKGSIQKGYTREVADGIYDLIVRFADYGFNRSHAVAYSMIAYQLAYLKAHYPAHFLSALLTSVVGNETKVSQYIREAKQYGIEILPPSVNSSQFVFSVEGKGRIRYSLGAIKGIGAQALKEIIAVRNDKPFEDLFDFCMRVSSKIINRKILENLVLSGAFDEFDIDRATLLASLDVAIQHAELVNPEDDHDLFKEEEAFLLKPKYVEVEDMNVETKLSFEKQVLGLYLSNHPVSSYRPLFEDLGVTLITDSRQGSRTAIGGYITSIRSIRTKKGEVMAFLEISDETGEMEAVVFPAVYRQIMTHLKEGNVLWFDGKMEERNNKLQLIINKVQTIEDIKERAEKREKKLFLKIPSHKDQDSVMKDIQQIIQRNKGIHPVIVYMEKDKKSIKLSDFYRIAPTREALNELETFLGKPNVVLT